The Pseudomonadota bacterium DNA window CCCGGGTCACGAAGCATTCACCGCCATGAGGGCCCGAGGCGCCCAAGCCACCGATATCGTGGTCTTGGTGGTAGCCGCCGACGACGGTGTAATGCCGCAGACAAAGGAGGCCATCAATCACGCCAGGGATGCCAAAGTGCCCATCGTGGTGGCAGTCAACAAGATCGACCGGGAACAGGCGCGCCCGGATCAAATAAGGACCGAGCTTGCCAAAGAAGGCCTTCAGCCAGAGGAGTGGGGCGGTGACACGATCGCTGTCAATGTCTCGGCGCACACCGGCGAGGGTCTTGACAAGCTCTTGGAGAGCGTTCTGCTTCAGTCCGAAATGCTGGAGCTGCAGGCGAATCCACGGGTTCCAGGCGAGGGCGTGGTATTGGAGGCGTACCTCGATCGGGGCCGCGGACCCGTGGCCAGCATGCTGGTACGTAACGGAATGCTACGAACCGGTGACTTCGTCGTTGCCGGCGGCGCCTGGGGCAAGGTGCGGGCGATGACGGATGACCGGGGCAAGCAGGCCGCGCAGGCGCTTCCTTCAACGCCGGTCGAAGTGCTCGGGCTGAGCGAGGTTCCCGGCGCGGGCGATGCATTCTACGTCGTGACCGATACCAAGGCGGCGCAACAGCTTGCCGATCGGCGGAGGGCTCCGCGGGCCGCCGCTGGCGCAGCTCCCGCAAAGGTCGGATTGGATCAGCTTCTTCAGCTTCAGAAGCAGCAGCAAGGGGAACTGCAGGAGCTGAAAGTGGTGGTCAAAGCTGACGTTCAGGGGTCGGCGGAGGCGTTGGTCAAAGCGTTGGCGGATTTGTCGACCGACAGCGTCAAGGTGCACGTAATCCATTCGGGGGTCGGTGGAATCACCGAAAACGATGTGATGCTGGCGAGCGCCTCCAACGCTACGGTTATCGGCTTCCACGTGCGACCGGCCGGAGGGGCGGCGGCTACCGCGAAATCGGAGGGCGTCGACATCCGTCTCTACGCGGTGATCTACGAAGCCATTGATGACGTGAAGAAGGCCATGTCCGGCCTACTGGCACCCAAGCTGGTGGAAAAGCCGCTAGGCAGGGCCGAGGTCCGGCGTGTGTTTGCGATACCCAAGATAGGCGCGATAGCTGGGTGTTTCGTATTGGACGGCAAGATGCTTCGTTCCGGCAAAGTACGACTCGTCCGCGATTCAACGCAGGTTTGGGAGGGTCAGGTCCGCTCCTTGCGGCGTTTCAAAGAAGATGTGCGCGAAGTGACCTCGGGTTACGAATGCGGCATCAGTCTGGACGGCTTCGGAGACATCAAGGAGCACGACATCATCGAGTGCTTCGAGCTGGAGGAAGTAGAAGCGACGCTCTAGGATCTAGGCTTGGACGGACCCCACAGGGCGTAATGGTTGTTGGCGTTTGTCGAATCACGTTGGCCCTACCAGGCAATCGCTCGCTGAAGAGCAAGCGGGCGGTCGTGCGCAGAATCCTCGACCGAGCTCGCAACCGGTTCAACGTTGCGGGGGCGGAGGTGGATCATCTGGACAGCAAGACCACGATGGGCTTGGGATTTGCTGTGGTTAGCAACAGTGGACGCCACGCAAGCTCCATGCTGGACAGTATCGGCAACTTCGTGCAAACCGCTACGGAGGCTGTGACGACCAACCGAAGCGCGGAGCTGCTGCACCTGAATGAGTTTTTTGACCAGCCTCCAGCGGCCCAGCATGTTGAGCCGCGTTAGGACCCTCCACACCATAACCTGTGCAGATCGCAGAGGGCCGCGCCTCGCCAGCGGCGTCCAGTCCTCACCGAACACACGAGTTATTCTTCCGCGGGCCCTTAGTTGGTGCTGATCTGGATGTCCGGCAACCGAGCAGAGCGAGTCGCCAACCGTGTGCGCCAGGTGCTCATGGAGCTACTTGTGCGGGGCGCACTGCGCGATCCGGGCGCGCAGGACGTTTACGTCACCCATGTGTGTGTGAGCAACGACCTGCGAACGGCCCGCGTGTACGTAAGGGTCTTGGATTGCCGCGAGCCATCGAGGCGGCAGGCCGCCGTTTCGGCGCTGCAGCGAGGAAACGGCCGTTTGCGCCGGCTCCTGGGTCCGCGCCTGGCCCTGCGTCATACACCCAAGCTCTCGTTTGTCTGGGACGGGGGTGAGGAGCGGGCGGCTCGCATAGATGCCCTGCTGGATGAGATTCACCTGGAGGGCAAGGGTGAAGCCAAAACCTAGTGCGCTGGACTCGCTCGCCGATGCTGCCCGCCAGTCGCACCTCGGGCGCGATCAGCCAGCGCGGCTCGTTGCCGGTCTGCTCCTCGTCGACAAGCCTCGTGGCCTGACCTCCCACGATGTGGTCGGGCTTGCGCGTCGCGCCCTGGGATCTCGGCGCGTGGGTCACGCTGGCACACTCGATCCCATGGCCACAGGTTTGCTGCCGATTCTGGTCGGCGAAGCGACCAAGCTCGCGCCCTATGTGGTGGGCAGACCCAAGGAATACGAAGGCACACTGGAGCTTGGGAGCGAGACCGATACGCTCGACGCGGAGGGATCGGTGACTCGATCGGAGCCCTTGCCAGATGGGCTGTCAGCGACCCGTATCGAGCAGGCATGGCGCCCCTTGGTCGGAGGCTATGCTCAGAGGCCGCCAGCGGTCTGCGCGATCAAGCAAGGTGGTGAGGCACTGTATCGGAAGGCACGCCGCGGTGAGCACGTGGATCCCATGCCGCGCCGTGTCGAGCTTCACGCTCTTGAGCTCATCCACTACGCCGCTCCATTTGTGGTTTTCCGGGTCCGTTGCGGCAGTGGGTTCTATGTGCGATCGCTCGCTCGAGACGTTGCAGAGCGACTCGGCACCGTGGGGCACCTGGTGCAGCTCAGACGGACCGCGGTCTCGCCGTTTTCGGTGGAATCGGCGCTCTCGGTAGGGTTGATGAGGCGTGCAGCGGCCGGCCAGAACGAAGCGCGGTTGCGACTCAGGCAGGCGCTTCTGCCAGCCACGACTGCCTGTTGCTGGCTGCCGCGGCTTTGGCTGACGGCGACCGGGCTCGCAGACGCAAGGCACGGAAGACGGGTCAGCTTGAACGCGGTGATTGGAGACGTGCCGTTCGGTCGAGGGCCAGCGATGCTGCTCGACGCGGCTGCGCAGCTTGTAGCGATTGGCCGTCGAGACGGGGACGTCTTCAGGGTCGTCCGAGGCTTCAATCTCGGGTGAGCGCGTGCGTCGAATCGTGATCCCGACACTCACCGAACCAAGACTGCAGGCCACACATCCTGGGCACAAGCAGCATGTGGTCGATGGCAAACCGCGCACCGGGCGGCCCTTGAAGCACTGCCTGGGCTGTGGCGCCTGAGAACACCGTTGACGGCAGTGAGTAGCGGTGTTCGGACCACCGGCCGTCGACGCCCAGGCTGGGGAGGTCGACGCCGCCGAGGCGCAGGTCGACCGTCGCAGCACCAGGCGAATCCTGGCGTCGCAGGGTGATGACCACGGTAGTCACGGGGCTCGTTCGCACTGCATCCGGCACTTCAAGCCGCAACGACACGCGTGACCCCCGCGACTCGCACCAGCTCTGATGCTGGTAGTCCCAGTCGTGGTTGGGCCTTGCACGATGGCAGAGCCGAAAACCGGCGGAACCGGGTCGCCTCCGGCTGACATTGCTTCCACCCACAAGTCCTCGCTGGAGTGCGCCCAGGCGGACCAGGGTTTCCGGGGCGTACTTGAGCTCCGGCTCCCTAACCGCGAGCTCGAGAACCTGGTCCAGCGCACGAGGATCGCCCAGAAGTCCCAAGGCTCTGACCACATTGTCTCTGACGTTGGATTGCCTTTCCCATGAGAGCACGTCGACGAGCGCATCGTAGGCGCGGTGATCGCCTAGCTGCCCAAGGGCAACTACCACCAAGTAACGTAGCCGTACGTCGGGCAGCAGGGTGAGCAGCGGCTCGAGCGCATCCGGATCGCCCAAGCGACCCAGCCATCGGACCGCGTCCTCGCGCTCGTAGCTGGTCGGGGCAAGCCACAGGGCGTCGATCAGTCCCGGCACGGCCGCCGTGTCTCGAAGCACGGCCAGCGATACCGCGGCCCTGGTGCGCAGTGTCGGTTCCTCGGCATGAACGAGCTGTCGCAGTCTCACGCCTGCAGCTTCGTCGCCCAGGCGTCCTAGCGCTATGCTCGCCTCGGCCGAAAGATCCGGATTGCTGGACTTCATGGCGACGAGCAGGCTCGCACGGGCGCCTTGGTCGCGCAGTCGTCCCAGAATGCGGCTGGCCTCGACGCGAAGTTCGATCGGCGCGCTCGAATCGAGCACGAGTTGGCACAGTGGCTGAACGGAGCGTCCGTCTGCCAGCCGGCCGCGGTCGATAGCAAGGCGCCACCGCGCCGAGTCCTGTACCGGATCGGGGCTCGGCTGGCGCCGCAGCGAATCGAGCCAAGCATAAATCTCACCCCGGAGGGATTCGAGCAGCTCGGGGTGCTCATCGGCCCTGTTGTTGCGCTCGCGTGGGTCGAGACCTAGGTCGTAGAGCTCATACAGGCCGAAACGGAGGTCGGCGATGAGCTTGTAAGGCCATCGCACGGCCATGCGCTTGTGCACGACAGCCGAAAAGGCAGGACCCACGTCGAACCGGTTTCCGAGCATGAGCGGCCGCAGATCGTTGCCGCGCATGCTGAGCGGCTTGGTTACTCCCACGAGCGCGAGCAACGTCGGCGCCACGTCCACCAGCTCGACCGGCGTCCCAACCCGGATCGGCTTCCAGCC harbors:
- the infB gene encoding translation initiation factor IF-2 yields the protein MPPRRRELARAAIGPTGRTQQGRPGKARRIAPGKKAQKTEITTPGAQKRVIRIEDDIQLQTLAQRMSLKATDVLMKLLQLGMGGVNINSTLDADTAKLLASEFDYEVENVAISDEELVQEARGRFKDEGGDWQVRAPVVTVMGHVDHGKTSLLDRLRRTDVVSGEAGGITQHLGAYRLDTAQGSVVFLDTPGHEAFTAMRARGAQATDIVVLVVAADDGVMPQTKEAINHARDAKVPIVVAVNKIDREQARPDQIRTELAKEGLQPEEWGGDTIAVNVSAHTGEGLDKLLESVLLQSEMLELQANPRVPGEGVVLEAYLDRGRGPVASMLVRNGMLRTGDFVVAGGAWGKVRAMTDDRGKQAAQALPSTPVEVLGLSEVPGAGDAFYVVTDTKAAQQLADRRRAPRAAAGAAPAKVGLDQLLQLQKQQQGELQELKVVVKADVQGSAEALVKALADLSTDSVKVHVIHSGVGGITENDVMLASASNATVIGFHVRPAGGAAATAKSEGVDIRLYAVIYEAIDDVKKAMSGLLAPKLVEKPLGRAEVRRVFAIPKIGAIAGCFVLDGKMLRSGKVRLVRDSTQVWEGQVRSLRRFKEDVREVTSGYECGISLDGFGDIKEHDIIECFELEEVEATL
- a CDS encoding DUF503 domain-containing protein, which produces MALPGNRSLKSKRAVVRRILDRARNRFNVAGAEVDHLDSKTTMGLGFAVVSNSGRHASSMLDSIGNFVQTATEAVTTNRSAELLHLNEFFDQPPAAQHVEPR
- the rbfA gene encoding 30S ribosome-binding factor RbfA, whose amino-acid sequence is MSGNRAERVANRVRQVLMELLVRGALRDPGAQDVYVTHVCVSNDLRTARVYVRVLDCREPSRRQAAVSALQRGNGRLRRLLGPRLALRHTPKLSFVWDGGEERAARIDALLDEIHLEGKGEAKT
- the truB gene encoding tRNA pseudouridine(55) synthase TruB, whose translation is MKPKPSALDSLADAARQSHLGRDQPARLVAGLLLVDKPRGLTSHDVVGLARRALGSRRVGHAGTLDPMATGLLPILVGEATKLAPYVVGRPKEYEGTLELGSETDTLDAEGSVTRSEPLPDGLSATRIEQAWRPLVGGYAQRPPAVCAIKQGGEALYRKARRGEHVDPMPRRVELHALELIHYAAPFVVFRVRCGSGFYVRSLARDVAERLGTVGHLVQLRRTAVSPFSVESALSVGLMRRAAAGQNEARLRLRQALLPATTACCWLPRLWLTATGLADARHGRRVSLNAVIGDVPFGRGPAMLLDAAAQLVAIGRRDGDVFRVVRGFNLG
- a CDS encoding sulfatase-like hydrolase/transferase encodes the protein MAGTLTALNDFGAVWLWLDGWADRMLLFGRLLCFQPPAGAVAGALLGLAAQRLASADERWLATSGSLLLLPGTIVVGHLSFAGPKASELPGRPLLEAFVVGALFAGTWLALRLAQVLVREAEDATGPKRAGLAGCLLLAGFVLCKINQLVLPRLYSHAHATVSVISAFTFALMTVVCLAGRRGRRARHGLVPCGLTALCISPLVLGANLLTLDRHQNLRVALLDPRASNSRALLLAAEPLLLRQRQRPSSAVARARAARLAREQHADSLSGTYIDLPNAHILLITIDALRADHLGTYGYGRPVSPNMDALSRQAVVFERAYAQAPHSSFSLASLMASEYLHETVELKEPLPKATLATALGAYGYHTAAFYTRGIFHTAGRELRPYDRSAFGFARHEHRNLDAAAATARALLEIDRVACGNDRPVCLWIHYFDVHEPYRADSFGSSDLDRYDSEIARVDRAVQILISKMRGCTQRPVIVAITADHGEEFREHGGVYHGSSLYDEQTRVPLIVSVPGWKPIRVGTPVELVDVAPTLLALVGVTKPLSMRGNDLRPLMLGNRFDVGPAFSAVVHKRMAVRWPYKLIADLRFGLYELYDLGLDPRERNNRADEHPELLESLRGEIYAWLDSLRRQPSPDPVQDSARWRLAIDRGRLADGRSVQPLCQLVLDSSAPIELRVEASRILGRLRDQGARASLLVAMKSSNPDLSAEASIALGRLGDEAAGVRLRQLVHAEEPTLRTRAAVSLAVLRDTAAVPGLIDALWLAPTSYEREDAVRWLGRLGDPDALEPLLTLLPDVRLRYLVVVALGQLGDHRAYDALVDVLSWERQSNVRDNVVRALGLLGDPRALDQVLELAVREPELKYAPETLVRLGALQRGLVGGSNVSRRRPGSAGFRLCHRARPNHDWDYQHQSWCESRGSRVSLRLEVPDAVRTSPVTTVVITLRRQDSPGAATVDLRLGGVDLPSLGVDGRWSEHRYSLPSTVFSGATAQAVLQGPPGARFAIDHMLLVPRMCGLQSWFGECRDHDSTHALTRD